A stretch of Helicobacter pylori oki112 DNA encodes these proteins:
- a CDS encoding UDP-2,3-diacylglucosamine diphosphatase, with amino-acid sequence MLETYALKNGAVFISDAHFLPKSPHLIHTLQELLNAKPPQVFFMGDIFHVLVGYLPLDKEQQKIIGLIHALSEISQVFYFEGNHDFSMRFVFNSKVVVFERQNQPVLFQYDNKRFLLAHGDLFITKAYEFYITQLTSTWARFFLSFLNLLSFKTLYPFLKKLIYQKPIRLWELEPKELQSFIEKRLKAYQNYIKDLNIGSIDGIIEGHFHLKSGAKIPLNAPIYCPLPSFYYEQSLFKVSSSVLEPSQNKDA; translated from the coding sequence ATGCTAGAAACTTATGCACTTAAAAATGGGGCTGTTTTTATCTCTGATGCACATTTTTTGCCTAAAAGCCCTCACTTAATCCATACGCTTCAAGAACTTTTAAACGCCAAACCCCCACAAGTCTTTTTCATGGGCGATATTTTCCATGTTCTTGTGGGCTATTTACCCCTAGATAAAGAGCAGCAAAAAATCATTGGTTTAATCCATGCTTTAAGCGAAATTTCACAAGTCTTTTATTTTGAAGGTAACCATGATTTTTCCATGCGTTTTGTATTCAATTCTAAAGTGGTGGTTTTTGAGCGCCAAAACCAGCCCGTATTATTCCAATATGATAACAAACGCTTTTTACTGGCCCATGGGGATTTATTCATTACTAAAGCGTATGAATTTTACATCACGCAACTCACTTCCACTTGGGCTAGATTTTTTTTAAGTTTTTTAAATTTATTAAGTTTTAAAACCTTATACCCTTTTTTGAAAAAACTCATCTATCAAAAACCCATCCGCCTTTGGGAATTAGAACCAAAAGAATTGCAATCTTTTATTGAAAAACGCCTAAAAGCCTATCAAAACTATATTAAAGATCTTAACATTGGTAGCATTGACGGCATTATAGAGGGGCATTTTCATCTCAAAAGCGGTGCAAAAATCCCCTTGAATGCGCCTATTTATTGCCCACTGCCTTCCTTTTATTACGAACAAAGCCTTTTTAAGGTATCATCAAGCGTTTTAGAACCATCTCAAAATAAGGACGCCTAA
- the serA gene encoding phosphoglycerate dehydrogenase encodes MYQVAICDPIHAKGIQILEAQKDIVLHDYSKCPKNELLEKLTLMDALITRSMTPITSDFLKSLTHLKSIVRAGVGVDNIDLESCSQKGIVVMNIPTANTIAAVELTMAHLINAVRSFPCANNQIKHQRLWKREDWYGTELKNKKLGIIGFGNIGSRVGIRAKAFEMEVLAYDPYIPSSKATDLGVIYTKNFEDILQCDMITIHTPKNKETINMIGAKEIERMKKGVILINCARGGLYNEDALYEALETKKVRWLGIDVFSKEPGIHNKLLDLPNVYATPHIGANTLESQEEISKQAAQGVMESLRGSSHPHALNLPMQAFDASAKAYLNLAQKLGYFSSQIHKGVCQKIELSLCGEINQFKDALVAFMLVGVLKPVVGDKINYINAPFVAKERGIEIKVSLKESASPYKNMLSLTLNAANGAISVSGTVFEEDILKLTEIDGFHIDIEPKGKMLLFRNTDIPGVIGSVGNAFARHGINVADFRLGRNTQKEALALIIVDEEVSLEVLEELKNIPACLSVHYVVI; translated from the coding sequence ATTGTCTTGCATGATTATTCCAAATGCCCTAAAAATGAACTTTTAGAAAAACTCACTCTTATGGATGCGCTCATCACGCGTAGCATGACCCCTATCACTAGCGATTTTTTAAAGTCCTTAACCCACTTAAAATCCATCGTGAGAGCGGGCGTAGGAGTGGATAATATTGATTTAGAAAGTTGCTCTCAAAAAGGGATTGTAGTGATGAATATCCCCACCGCTAACACGATTGCCGCTGTGGAATTGACCATGGCGCATTTGATCAATGCGGTGCGCTCGTTCCCTTGCGCGAATAATCAAATCAAACACCAAAGGTTATGGAAAAGAGAAGATTGGTATGGCACGGAATTGAAAAATAAAAAGCTGGGCATCATTGGTTTTGGGAATATTGGCTCTAGGGTGGGCATTAGGGCTAAAGCCTTTGAAATGGAAGTCCTAGCCTATGATCCTTATATCCCTTCTTCAAAAGCCACTGATTTAGGGGTCATTTACACAAAAAATTTTGAAGATATTTTGCAATGCGATATGATCACTATCCACACCCCTAAAAATAAAGAAACCATTAACATGATAGGCGCTAAAGAGATTGAGCGCATGAAAAAAGGGGTTATTTTAATCAATTGTGCTAGGGGTGGGCTTTATAATGAAGACGCTCTTTATGAAGCTTTAGAAACCAAAAAAGTGCGTTGGCTTGGCATTGATGTCTTTTCTAAAGAGCCTGGCATTCACAACAAGCTTTTAGACTTGCCCAATGTTTATGCGACCCCCCATATTGGCGCGAACACTTTAGAATCCCAAGAAGAAATTTCCAAACAAGCCGCTCAAGGGGTTATGGAATCTTTAAGGGGTTCAAGCCACCCGCATGCTTTGAATTTACCCATGCAAGCTTTTGATGCGAGCGCAAAAGCCTATTTGAATTTAGCGCAAAAATTGGGTTATTTTTCCAGTCAAATCCATAAGGGCGTGTGCCAAAAAATTGAGCTCAGTCTTTGTGGGGAGATCAACCAATTCAAAGACGCTCTTGTAGCCTTTATGTTAGTGGGGGTGTTAAAACCCGTTGTAGGGGATAAAATCAATTACATTAACGCTCCCTTTGTGGCTAAAGAAAGAGGTATTGAGATTAAGGTTAGTCTTAAAGAAAGCGCTTCGCCTTATAAAAACATGCTCTCTTTAACTCTAAATGCGGCTAATGGTGCGATCAGCGTGAGCGGCACGGTGTTTGAAGAAGATATTTTAAAACTCACTGAGATTGATGGGTTTCATATTGATATAGAGCCAAAGGGTAAAATGCTTTTATTCAGGAATACGGATATTCCAGGCGTTATTGGGAGCGTGGGGAATGCGTTCGCTAGGCATGGTATTAATGTCGCTGATTTTCGTTTGGGGCGTAACACGCAAAAAGAAGCATTAGCACTCATTATTGTAGATGAAGAAGTTTCTTTGGAAGTTTTAGAAGAGCTTAAAAACATTCCTGCGTGCTTAAGCGTTCATTATGTGGTTATTTAA
- the tpx gene encoding thiol peroxidase, translating into MQKVTFKEETYQLEGKALKVGDKAPDVKLVNGDLQEVSLLKPGVRFQVISSLPSLTGSVCLLQAKRFNEQVGKLPSVSFSVISMDLPFSQGQICGAEGIKDLRVLSDFRYKAFGENYGVLLGKGSMQGLLTRSVFVLDDKGVVIYKEIVQNILEEPNYEVLLKVLE; encoded by the coding sequence ATGCAAAAAGTTACTTTTAAAGAAGAAACATACCAATTAGAAGGGAAAGCCTTAAAAGTGGGCGATAAAGCTCCTGATGTGAAATTGGTGAATGGCGATTTGCAAGAAGTCAGTTTATTGAAGCCAGGCGTGCGTTTTCAAGTCATTAGCTCGCTTCCTAGCTTAACCGGATCGGTTTGCTTGCTCCAAGCCAAGCGCTTCAATGAGCAAGTCGGCAAACTGCCTTCTGTGAGTTTTAGCGTTATTTCTATGGACTTACCTTTTTCTCAAGGACAAATTTGCGGTGCTGAAGGCATTAAGGACTTAAGAGTCTTAAGCGATTTTAGGTATAAGGCTTTTGGGGAAAATTACGGCGTGCTGTTAGGCAAAGGCTCTATGCAAGGCTTGCTCACTCGATCGGTGTTTGTTCTTGATGATAAGGGAGTGGTTATCTATAAAGAAATCGTTCAAAACATTTTAGAAGAGCCTAATTATGAAGTGCTTTTAAAAGTGTTGGAATAG
- the cheAY2 gene encoding chemotaxis histidine kinase/response regulator CheAY2 has protein sequence MDDLQEIMEDFLIEAFEMNEQLDQDLVELEHNPEDLDLLNRIFRVAHTIKGSSSFLNLNILTHLTHNMEDVLNRARKGEIKITPDIMDVVLRSIDLMKTLLVTIRDTGSDTNNGKENEIEEAVKQLQAITSQNLEGAKEGTKEAPKKENEKEAKEEAKEENIKENQENKAKAPTAENSASDNPLADEPDLDYTNMSAEEVEAEIERLLNKRQEADKERRAQKKQEAKPKQEVAPQTEISKTETPKTETPKTETPKTETPKAPKTETKAKAKADTEENKAPSIGVEQTVRVDVRRLDHLMNLIGELVLGKNRLIRIYSDVEERYDGEKFLEELNQVVSSISAVTTDLQLAVMKTRMQPVGKVFNKFPRMVRDLSRELGKSIELIIEGEETELDKSIVEEIGDPLIHIIRNSCDHGIEPLEERRRLNKPETGKVQLSAYNEGNHIVIKISDDGKGLDPVMLKEKAIEKGVISERDAEGMSDREAFNLIFKPGFSTAKVVSNVSGRGVGMDVVKTNIEKLNGIIEIDSEVGVGTTQKLKIPLTLAIIQALLVGVQEEYYAIPLSSVLETVRISQDEIYTVDGKSVLRLRDEVLSLVRLSDIFKVDAILESNSDVYVVIIGLADQKIGVIVDYLIGQEEVVIKSLGYYLKNTRGIAGATVRGDGKITLIVDVGAMMDMAKSIKVNITTLMNESENTKSKNSPSDYIVLAIDDSSTDRAIIRKCLKPLGITLLEATNGLEGLEMLKNGDKIPDAILVDIEMPKMDGYTFASEVRKYNKFKNLPLIAVTSRVTKTDRMRGVESGMTEYITKPYSGEYLTTVVKRSIKLEGDQS, from the coding sequence ATGGATGATTTGCAAGAAATAATGGAAGACTTCTTGATTGAAGCCTTTGAAATGAACGAGCAATTGGATCAGGATTTAGTGGAATTGGAGCATAACCCTGAAGATTTGGACTTGCTCAATCGCATTTTTAGAGTCGCTCACACCATTAAAGGCTCTAGCTCGTTTTTGAATCTTAACATTCTCACGCACCTCACGCACAACATGGAAGATGTCTTGAATCGCGCCAGAAAGGGCGAAATCAAAATCACGCCTGATATTATGGATGTCGTGTTGCGCTCCATTGATTTGATGAAAACCTTACTCGTAACGATTAGAGATACCGGCTCTGATACCAATAACGGCAAGGAAAACGAGATTGAAGAAGCGGTCAAACAGCTTCAAGCCATTACAAGCCAAAATTTAGAGGGCGCTAAAGAAGGGACTAAAGAAGCCCCCAAAAAAGAAAATGAAAAAGAAGCGAAAGAAGAAGCGAAAGAAGAAAATATAAAAGAAAATCAAGAAAACAAGGCAAAAGCCCCTACTGCAGAAAATTCCGCAAGCGATAACCCTCTAGCCGATGAGCCGGATTTGGATTACACTAACATGAGCGCTGAAGAAGTGGAAGCGGAGATTGAGCGGCTGTTGAACAAACGCCAAGAGGCCGATAAAGAACGAAGAGCTCAAAAAAAGCAAGAAGCCAAACCTAAACAAGAAGTTGCCCCCCAAACAGAAATCTCTAAAACAGAAACCCCTAAAACAGAAACCCCTAAAACAGAAACCCCTAAAACAGAAACCCCTAAAGCCCCTAAAACCGAAACTAAAGCTAAGGCTAAAGCAGATACTGAAGAAAATAAAGCCCCCTCTATTGGCGTGGAGCAAACCGTTAGGGTGGATGTGCGCCGCTTGGATCACTTAATGAATTTAATCGGTGAGCTTGTGTTGGGCAAGAATCGCTTGATTAGGATTTATAGCGATGTGGAAGAACGCTATGATGGGGAAAAGTTTTTAGAGGAATTAAACCAGGTGGTTTCTTCTATTTCAGCGGTAACGACAGACTTGCAGCTTGCGGTAATGAAAACCAGGATGCAACCAGTGGGCAAAGTGTTCAATAAATTCCCTCGCATGGTAAGGGATTTGAGCCGGGAATTAGGCAAAAGCATTGAATTAATCATTGAGGGCGAAGAAACCGAGTTAGACAAATCCATTGTAGAAGAGATTGGCGATCCGCTCATTCACATTATCCGTAACTCATGCGATCATGGGATTGAGCCTTTAGAAGAAAGAAGAAGGCTTAACAAGCCTGAAACCGGTAAAGTGCAATTGAGCGCGTATAATGAGGGTAACCACATTGTGATTAAAATCTCTGATGACGGCAAGGGGCTAGACCCTGTGATGCTTAAAGAAAAAGCGATTGAAAAAGGGGTGATTAGCGAAAGAGACGCTGAAGGCATGAGCGATAGGGAAGCGTTTAACCTCATTTTCAAGCCAGGCTTTTCTACCGCAAAAGTCGTTTCCAATGTTTCAGGCAGAGGCGTGGGCATGGATGTGGTGAAAACCAATATTGAAAAGCTCAATGGGATCATTGAAATTGATTCAGAAGTGGGGGTAGGCACGACTCAAAAGCTTAAAATCCCTCTCACTCTGGCTATCATTCAAGCTTTACTCGTGGGCGTTCAAGAAGAGTATTACGCTATCCCGCTTTCTTCAGTGTTAGAAACCGTGCGTATCAGTCAGGATGAAATCTACACCGTTGATGGCAAGAGCGTGTTGCGTTTGAGAGATGAGGTACTTTCTTTGGTGCGCCTTTCTGATATTTTTAAAGTGGATGCTATTTTGGAATCCAACTCAGATGTGTATGTGGTTATCATTGGCTTGGCCGATCAAAAAATTGGCGTGATCGTGGATTATTTAATCGGTCAAGAAGAAGTGGTCATCAAATCTTTAGGCTACTATCTTAAAAACACTAGAGGCATTGCTGGCGCTACGGTGAGAGGCGATGGGAAAATCACGCTCATTGTGGATGTGGGAGCGATGATGGATATGGCAAAAAGTATCAAGGTCAATATCACTACCTTAATGAATGAATCCGAAAACACCAAGAGCAAAAATTCCCCTAGCGATTATATTGTCTTAGCGATTGATGATAGCAGCACGGATAGAGCGATTATCCGCAAATGTTTAAAACCATTAGGCATCACGCTTTTAGAGGCCACTAACGGGTTAGAGGGCTTAGAAATGCTTAAAAATGGCGATAAGATTCCGGACGCTATTTTAGTGGATATTGAAATGCCCAAGATGGACGGCTACACTTTCGCTTCTGAAGTGCGTAAATACAATAAATTCAAAAACCTGCCTTTGATTGCAGTAACCAGTCGGGTAACCAAAACCGATAGGATGCGCGGCGTTGAATCCGGCATGACTGAATACATCACCAAACCTTATAGCGGCGAGTATTTAACCACCGTAGTGAAGCGTAGCATTAAATTAGAAGGAGACCAATCGTGA
- the cheW gene encoding chemotaxis protein CheW, translated as MSNQLKDLFEKQKEANAGSKQEDNEEILQFIGFIIGDEEYAIPILNILEIVKPIGYTRVPETPNYVLGVFNLRGNVFPLISLRLKFGLKAEKQNKDTRYLVVCHNDQIAGFFIDRLTEAIRIKQTDIDPVPETLSDNNNLTYGIGKQNDRLVTILRVEEILKKDF; from the coding sequence GTGAGCAATCAATTAAAAGATTTATTTGAAAAACAAAAAGAAGCTAATGCAGGTTCTAAACAAGAAGACAATGAAGAAATTTTGCAATTCATTGGCTTTATTATTGGCGATGAAGAATACGCCATTCCTATTTTGAATATTTTAGAGATCGTCAAACCCATTGGTTACACACGAGTCCCTGAGACCCCAAACTATGTGCTTGGTGTGTTCAATTTAAGGGGTAATGTCTTCCCGTTGATTAGCCTGCGTTTAAAATTTGGCTTGAAAGCTGAAAAGCAAAACAAAGACACTCGTTATCTGGTGGTGTGCCATAACGATCAGATCGCTGGGTTTTTCATTGATCGCTTAACTGAAGCCATTCGCATCAAGCAAACGGATATTGATCCGGTGCCAGAAACTTTGAGCGATAACAACAATTTAACTTATGGCATTGGGAAACAAAACGACAGACTCGTAACCATTTTAAGAGTGGAAGAAATCTTAAAAAAAGACTTTTAA
- a CDS encoding YggS family pyridoxal phosphate-dependent enzyme, translating into MLDYRQKIDALITKIEKARIAYSRHHIVKIVAVSKNASPEAIQHYYNCSQRAFGENKVQDLKIKMRSLEHLPLEWHMIGSLQENKINALLSLKPALLHSLDSLKLALKIEKRCEILGVTLNALLQVNSAYEKSKSGVMPEETLETYSQISETCKRLKLKGLMCIGAHTDDEKKIEKSFITTKKLFDQIKNASVLSMGMSDDFELAIACGANLLRIGSFLFKE; encoded by the coding sequence ATGTTAGATTATCGCCAAAAAATTGATGCCCTCATCACCAAAATAGAAAAGGCTCGCATCGCCTATTCAAGGCACCATATTGTCAAAATCGTGGCTGTTTCAAAAAACGCTTCCCCAGAAGCTATCCAACATTATTATAACTGCTCTCAAAGGGCTTTTGGAGAAAATAAAGTTCAAGATTTAAAAATTAAAATGCGCTCTTTAGAGCATTTACCCCTTGAATGGCACATGATAGGCTCTTTACAAGAAAATAAAATCAATGCGCTTTTGAGTTTAAAACCCGCCCTTTTGCATTCTTTAGACTCTTTAAAACTCGCTTTGAAAATAGAAAAGCGTTGCGAAATATTGGGCGTAACTTTAAACGCTCTTTTACAGGTTAATAGCGCGTATGAGAAAAGTAAAAGCGGGGTGATGCCTGAAGAAACGCTAGAAACTTATTCTCAAATCAGTGAAACTTGCAAGCGCCTCAAGCTTAAGGGGCTGATGTGTATAGGGGCGCACACCGATGATGAAAAGAAAATTGAAAAATCCTTTATCACCACCAAAAAGCTTTTTGACCAAATAAAAAATGCGAGCGTTCTTTCAATGGGCATGAGTGATGATTTTGAATTAGCGATTGCTTGCGGGGCGAATCTTTTAAGGATTGGCTCTTTTTTGTTCAAAGAGTAA
- the cheV3 gene encoding chemotaxis protein CheV3, whose translation MAEKTANDLKLSEIELVDFRIYSMQEGVPYEGIYGINVAKVQEIIPMPTLFEYPTNLDYIIGVFDLRSTIIPLIDLAKWIGIIPDKSKENEKIVIITEFNNVKMGFLVHSARRIRRISWKDVEPASFSASNSINKENITGTTRIENDKTLLILDLESILDDLKLNEDAKNTKDTPKERFEGEVLFLDDSRTARKTLKNHLSKMGFSITEAVDGEDGLNKLEMLFKKYGDDLRKHLKFIISDVEMPKMDGYHFLFKLQKDPRFAYIPVIFNSSICDNYSAERAKEMGAVAYLVKFDAEKFTEEISKILDKNA comes from the coding sequence ATGGCAGAAAAAACAGCTAACGATTTAAAATTGAGTGAGATAGAACTCGTGGATTTTCGTATTTATAGCATGCAAGAGGGCGTCCCTTATGAGGGGATTTATGGCATCAATGTGGCTAAAGTCCAAGAAATCATCCCCATGCCCACCCTTTTTGAATACCCTACGAATTTGGATTATATTATCGGCGTGTTTGATTTGCGCTCCACGATCATTCCGCTTATAGACTTGGCTAAATGGATAGGGATTATCCCGGATAAAAGCAAGGAAAACGAAAAAATCGTCATTATCACTGAATTTAACAATGTTAAAATGGGCTTTTTAGTCCATTCTGCTAGGCGCATCAGGCGCATTAGCTGGAAAGATGTGGAGCCTGCATCCTTTAGTGCATCTAATAGCATCAATAAAGAAAATATCACCGGCACGACCCGCATTGAAAACGACAAAACCCTGCTTATTTTGGATTTAGAAAGCATTTTAGACGATTTAAAACTTAATGAAGACGCCAAAAACACTAAAGATACCCCTAAAGAGCGTTTTGAAGGCGAAGTGTTGTTTTTAGACGATAGCAGAACGGCGAGAAAAACCTTAAAAAACCATTTGAGTAAAATGGGTTTTAGCATCACGGAAGCTGTGGATGGGGAAGACGGGTTGAACAAATTAGAAATGCTATTCAAAAAATACGGGGACGACTTGAGAAAACATTTGAAATTCATTATTTCAGATGTTGAAATGCCTAAAATGGATGGCTATCATTTCTTATTCAAGCTCCAAAAAGACCCCAGGTTTGCTTATATTCCTGTGATTTTCAATTCTTCTATTTGCGATAATTACAGCGCTGAAAGGGCTAAAGAAATGGGGGCTGTAGCGTATTTAGTCAAGTTTGACGCAGAAAAATTCACCGAAGAAATTTCTAAGATTTTAGACAAGAATGCATAA